From the Musa acuminata AAA Group cultivar baxijiao chromosome BXJ3-7, Cavendish_Baxijiao_AAA, whole genome shotgun sequence genome, one window contains:
- the LOC135642613 gene encoding uncharacterized protein At5g39865-like translates to MWAPWGNRLPRGGATTTATSSLPPPQLPPPTSSIIRSSSSLKDLLSLLDEYDAHDASASPSRGPRPPPPPPPPPVIHHVRSASSALRLWCSPPEDPFGLPPGEEKRVVLYFTSLRAVRHTFEDCAAVRAILCGLRVAVDERDVSMDAGFLRELKGVLGVRRWHLGLPQLFIGGRHVGGADDVRRLHEAGELRRYVEGAAQATGRACEWCGDVRFVLCRSCSGSRRCYHDKGGAGGGFRTCTACNENGLVRCRRCCDPDAV, encoded by the coding sequence ATGTGGGCGCCGTGGGGAAACCGACTCCCACGCGGCggagccaccaccaccgccacctcctCTTTGCCACCGCCTCAGCTTCCGCCGCCCACTTCGTCCATCATCCGCTCATCCTCCTCCCTCAAGGACCTCCTCTCTCTCCTCGACGAGTACGATGCCCACGACGCATCCGCATCCCCGTCCCGTGGTCCGCGGCccccaccaccgccgccgcctccgccggtGATCCACCACGTTCGGTCGGCCTCCTCCGCCCTTCGCTTGTGGTGCTCCCCGCCGGAGGACCCCTTCGGCCTCCCACCGGGTGAGGAAAAGCGGGTCGTCCTCTACTTCACCTCCCTCCGCGCTGTCCGCCATACCTTCGAGGATTGCGCCGCCGTCCGGGCGATCCTATGCGGCCTACGCGTCGCCGTCGACGAGCGCGACGTCTCCATGGACGCCGGGTTCCTGCGGGAGCTGAAGGGCGTTCTCGGCGTCCGCCGGTGGCACCTCGGGCTTCCGCAGCTGTTCATCGGGGGGCGGCACGTCGGCGGGGCCGACGACGTACGGCGTCTCCACGAGGCCGGGGAGCTGAGGCGGTACGTGGAGGGGGCAGCGCAGGCGACTGGAAGGGCGTGCGAGTGGTGCGGCGACGTCCGCTTCGTGCTCTGCAGGAGCTGCAGCGGGTCCCGACGGTGCTACCATGACAAGGGCGGTGCGGGCGGGGGATTCCGGACGTGCACCGCCTGCAACGAGAACGGGCTCGTCCGGTGCCGGCGGTGCTGCGACCCTGACGCCGTCTGA
- the LOC135643154 gene encoding receptor-like protein 19 → MSSSYNHHLLLLLLLLCLIRSFSTELITAALCLPEESSALLQLKNGFSNSSSKLASWQPGSDCCLWAGVTCDPATGRVTALDLSGRSLSGGLDRSLFNLTSLTSLNLAYNLFRGIRLLDFPFSKLANLAVLNLSNAGFGGQIPAGIGRLEKLVSLDLSTLYLEELPNSTLKLHDPDLGTIIRNLSNLKELLLDGVNISADGYDWCRAVSASTPGLQFLSLMGCSLTGPLHSSLAGLRSLSRLRLDQNNLNSSLPEFFGNFSSLIVLRMSSCRLQGSIPQGIFRLRNLTVLDVSDNSMLSGRLPHFPEDSALESLVLFDTNLSGPLPPSIGNLKALSRLLLSNCSFSGSIPRSIANLTQLAHLDLSFNGFSGEIPPVRQWSKISEIILTSNNLTGPIPSSLGNEGLRNLTKIDMRNNSLSGSIPASLFALPSLQLLQLSQNQFSAQLEEFSIASPSLNTVDLSNNKLQGSIPTSLIKLSGLKVLSLASNNFSGTLEIDRFQNLRNLSNLDLSNNILSVRDGSNSSWYGSFPKISTLKLVSCNLEKIPAFLRSQDQISSLDLSNNRIPGAIPRWIWSIGNGKFNYLNLSFNLFTSVERPPPDLSNSSMMILDLHHNMLQGPIPLLPLITIVLDYSHNNFTSSIPASFSTYLNYTILLSLSNNSLTGEIPFSICSASYLQVLDLSDNNLSGSIPSCLMESSIELGVLNLRGNQFHGSIPENISELCALRTINLNQNQLEGKLPRSLANCYLLEVLDLGNNQFVDTFPYWLGNLSALRVLVLKSNRFYGAPAHLPGTKESNCTFLNLQIFDLSSNQFTGNLPENCFKNLKAMMFRSDDGLQTVEYRFLQFSKSSYYQNTVTIMSKGQSMTLLKVLTIFRAIDLSNNMFNGSIPEVIGELNLLSVLNISHNSLIGEIPPQLGNMLQLESLDLSLNNLSGKIPQALASLTFLSFLNLSYNNLVGQIPQGPQFQTFSDTSFEGNKGLCGTPFLKQCREETHSDSKLSSSESSTDLNWQCIIIGLGFGGGMALFVVPLMMWDKGKRWYNKHIDKMLWAIVPRLPCETCTNVKVGAEDVNYGTVEIEDEGRRFCLFCTQLELRSGQAIIHHVECSCHYRLADES, encoded by the coding sequence ATGAGTTCATCTTACAaccatcacctcctcctcctactccttCTACTCTGCCTGATAAGGTCCTTCTCTACTGAGCTAATCACCGCCGCTCTATGCCTCCCGGAGGAGAGCTCCGCCCTCCTCCAGCTCAAGAATGGCTTCTCCAACTCCTCCTCAAAGCTCGCGTCTTGGCAGCCGGGCTCCGACTGCTGCCTCTGGGCGGGCGTTACCTGCGACCCGGCCACCGGTCGCGTTACCGCCCTCGACCTTAGCGGCCGGTCCCTCTCGGGCGGGCTCGACCGTAGCCTCTTCAATCTCACCTCACTCACCTCCCTCAATCTCGCCTACAACCTGTTCCGAGGAATTCGCCTCTTGGATTTTCCCTTCTCGAAGCTCGCCAATCTCGCCGTCCTCAACCTCTCCAACGCTGGGTTTGGTGGTCAAATCCCAGCCGGTATCGGGCGCCTCGAGAAGCTGGTGTCGCTTGATCTCTCCACCTTATACTTGGAGGAGCTCCCTAACTCCACTCTAAAGCTGCACGACCCCGACCTTGGAACCATCATTCGCAACCTCAGCAATCTGAAAGAACTCCTCTTGGATGGCGTTAACATCTCCGCCGATGGGTACGACTGGTGCCGGGCGGTGTCGGCTTCCACCCCGGGCCTTCAATTTCTAAGCTTGATGGGCTGTTCTCTCACCGGGCCGCTTCATTCTTCCCTCGCTGGCCTCCGGTCGCTGTCGAGACTCCGCCTGGATCAGAATAATTTGAACTCCAGTTTGCCCGAATTCTTCGgtaatttttcttctttgatcGTGCTTCGCATGTCTTCCTGTCGGCTTCAGGGATCCATTCCCCAAGGCATATTTCGGCTTAGGAATCTGACAGTGCTTGATGTTTCTGATAATTCGATGCTTTCCGGACGTTTGCCCCATTTCCCCGAAGACTCTGCTCTGGAAAGCTTGGTTCTTTTCGATACGAACTTATCGGGGCCTTTACCTCCGTCGATCGGTAACCTCAAGGCTTTGTCAAGATTGCTGCTTTCTAATTGCAGCTTTTCGGGATCGATACCGCGTTCGATCGCAAATCTCACTCAGTTGGCTCACTTGGACCTTTCTTTCAATGGTTTCAGTGGTGAGATCCCTCCAGTGCGGCAATGGTCGAAGATTTCAGAGATAATTCTTACATCTAATAATCTGACAGGACCAATTCCTTCTTCCTTGGGCAACGAGGGGCTTCGCAATCTTACCAAGATCGATATGAGGAATAATTCTCTCTCTGGATCAATCCCTGCTTCGCTGTTTGCTCTGCCTTCTTTGCAGCTTCTGCAGCTCAGCCAGAATCAGTTCTCGGCTCAGTTGGAAGAGTTCTCGATCGCTTCTCCCTCCCTGAATACCGTTGATCTGAGTAATAATAAGCTGCAAGGGTCAATTCCGACCTCACTTATCAAGCTCTCGGGACTGAAAGTTCTTTCGCTTGCATCAAACAACTTCAGTGGCACGCTGGAAATAGATCGATTCCAGAACTTGAGAAATCTTTCTAATCTGGATCTCTCAAATAATATCTTGTCAGTAAGAGATGGGTCTAATAGTTCATGGTATGGTTCTTTCCCCAAGATCAGTACGCTGAAGTTGGTATCCTGCAACTTAGAAAAGATCCCTGCATTCTTGCGAAGCCAAGATCAGATCAGTTCACTGGACCTCTCCAACAACAGGATTCCTGGTGCCATTCCCAGGTGGATATGGAGCATCGGCAATGGAAAATTTAATTACTTGAATCTCTCTTTTAACTTGTTTACCTCTGTAGAAAGACCACCACCAGATCTCAGCAATAGTTCTATGATGATTCTGGATCTCCATCACAACATGCTTCAAGGGCCCATCCCACTCCTTCCATTGATCACCATCGTCTTGGACTACTCGCACAACAACTTCACGTCTTCCATCCCTGCAAGTTTCAGCACCTACCTTAACTACACCATTCTCTTGTCACTCTCTAATAACAGTCTTACGGGCGAAATTCCATTTTCAATTTGTAGTGCAAGCTATCTCCAAGTCCTTGATCTTTCAGACAACAACTTGAGTGGTTCAATCCCATCGTGTCTTATGGAGAGCAGCATTGAATTGGGTGTACTAAATCTGAGGGGAAACCAGTTCCATGGAAGCATCCCTGAGAATATTAGTGAACTATGTGCACTCCGGACAATAAACCTCAACCAGAATCAGCTGGAAGGGAAGTTGCCTAGATCTTTGGCAAATTGTTATTTGTTAGAAGTCTTAGACCTTGGAAACAATCAATTTGTGGACACCTTCCCATACTGGCTGGGGAATCTTTCTGCACTGCGGGTTCTTGTTTTGAAGTCCAACAGATTCTATGGAGCCCCTGCACATCTTCCTGGAACCAAAGAAAGCAATTGCACCTTCTTGAATCTGCAAATCTTTGATTTGTCATCCAACCAGTTCACCGGAAATCTGCCAGAAAATTGCTTTAAGAATTTGAAAGCCATGATGTTTAGATCTGATGATGGCCTCCAAACAGTGGAATACAGATTCTTGCAATTTAGTAAGTCATCATATTATCAAAACACTGTTACAATCATGAGCAAAGGGCAGTCCATGACACTATTAAAGGTCTTGACCATCTTCAGAGCCATTGACCTTTCAAATAATATGTTCAATGGCAGCATTCCGGAGGTGATTGGTGAGTTAAATTTATTGTCTGTGCTAAACATTTCACACAATTCCCTGATAGGTGAAATCCCTCCACAGCTTGGAAACATGTTGCAGCTTGAGTCATTGGACTTGTCTTTGAACAACCTCTCGGGGAAGATCCCTCAAGCGTTAGCATCACTGACTTTTCTCTCCTTTTTAAACCTCTCGTACAATAATTTAGTTGGACAGATTCCACAAGGCCCTCAATTTCAGACATTTTCAGACACCTCATTCGAAGGAAACAAAGGATTGTGTGGAACCCCATTCTTGAAGCAATGCAGAGAAGAAACTCACTCAGACTCCAAGTTATCATCCTCAGAGTCATCGACTGATCTAAATTGGCAATGCATAATCATAGGATTGGGGTTTGGAGGGGGTATGGCACTGTTTGTTGTGCCACTAATGATGTGGGATAAGGGCAAGAGATGGTACAATAAACACATCGACAAAATGCTTTGGGCCATCGTTCCAAGGTTGCCTTGTGAGACTTGTACAAATGTCAAGGTGGGAGCTGAGGATGTTAATTACGGCACGGTCGAGATCGAAGATGAAGGTCGAAGATTTTGCCTATTCTGTACTCAACTAGAGTTGCGTTCAGGACAGGCCATAATTCATCATGTGGAGTGCTCTTGTCATTACAGATTGGCAGATGAGTCCTGA
- the LOC135642614 gene encoding uncharacterized protein LOC135642614 produces the protein MRGTSKLAMGAALTVAVSLALVFTLLLVLLVDLFCSLLCCRSRRCETTTTTSSGLSSAAASAAEKMEPPPPFSTALGFPGVLQAPTSFLLSIPKLEAAAAMPPTSERVDCHFSMATSSPGIRRISSASSDSISADHFVRISNPIYDGVGGSLTTPFETPGTSPSHFRFEEDEAECSPALTAMRKLPPMRRTASFVGLRSAATSVSAAETYRVSVSSSSDSSPSW, from the coding sequence ATGAGGGGCACGAGCAAGTTGGCGATGGGAGCAGCGTTGACCGTGGCTGTGAGTCTTGCTCTGGTCTTCACTCTTCTACTAGTCCTTCTTGTCGACCTCTTCTGCTCCCTGCTCTGTTGCCGAAGCCGCCGGTGCGAGACGACAACCACGACGAGCTCCGGTTTAAGCAGCGCAGCGGCGTCAGCAGCGGAAAAGATGGAGCCTCCGCCTCCCTTCTCGACGGCCCTCGGCTTCCCTGGCGTACTCCAAGCCCCAACGAGCTTCCTCCTCAGCATCCCCAAACTGGAAGCAGCTGCGGCGATGCCGCCAACATCTGAGCGGGTGGACTGCCATTTCTCGATGGCGACGTCTTCGCCCGGCATACGTCGCATTTCCTCGGCTTCAAGTGACTCGATCTCTGCCGATCATTTTGTTCGCATCTCGAATCCCATCTACGATGGCGTCGGCGGTAGTCTTACCACCCCGTTCGAGACGCCTGGCACTTCACCTTCGCATTTCAGGTTCGAAGAAGACGAAGCAGAGTGTTCCCCGGCACTGACCGCGATGAGAAAGCTCCCGCCGATGCGCCGCACGGCTTCTTTTGTCGGATTACGGTCGGCAGCAACTTCAGTGAGTGCTGCAGAGACTTATAGGGTTTCCGTTTCTTCGTCATCCGATTCTTCTCCTTCTTGGTGA